ACCAGCGGCCAGCGCCTGGCGGTAAAAGGCGTTGCTTTCTTCGGCGGTAGAAAAACCGGCGTACTGGCGGATGGTCCAGGGGCGCACCGCGTACATGGTGGCTTGCGGGCCGCGGATGTAGGGCGCAAAACCGGGCAAGGTGTCGGTGTGCGGCAGGCCTTGCAGGTCGGCGGCGGTGTAGAGCGGCTTGACGCGCAGCCCTTCGGGCGTGATCCAGTCGAGCGCATCCACCGAGCGCCCCTTGAGCGACTGGGCTGCAGCGGCTTGCCAGTCTTGGAGCGTAGCCGCTTTGAACTCGGAACCCGACATAAACCACTCTCCTTGCGCCGGACCCACAGCCGGCTGACTCACACGCACGCACCGCGCCGACCCCGTGCCGGCGAGCTTGCCCATTCTACATCATGATTCATAATTATTGATGCAAAATCCAACCGAGCGTACAATCCCCCGGTCAGCTCGGCGCAAGCTTCGCCCACGGCTTGCGCACTTGCCCATCCATTAAAGCTCAAGCGCCAGCAAACGCCCATCACGACCCATCACGATCCGCCTTTGCCAGCCTCTGCCTGCCGTTAAATCCCCGCCCATCCTAGCTGCTCTCATGCCCGCCGCCACCGCACTCGCCCCACGCGCCGCCCTGTATCAGGAAGTGGCCGAGCGGCTGCGCCAGCGCATTTTTAGCCGCGAACTGGCCCCCGGCAGCTGGATCGACGAGCTGCGCATCGCCCAAGAATTGGGCATCAGCCGCACGCCGCTGCGCGAGGCGCTCAAGGTGCTGGCTGCCGAGGGGCTGGTGACCATGAAGCTGCGCCGCGGCGCCTACGTAACCGAAGTCTCGGAGCAAGACCTGCGCGAAGTCTATGAGCTGCTGGCGTTGCTCGAAGCCGACGCCGCCGCCGCCGCTTGCAGCCGCGCCAGTGCGGAGCAACTGCAGCAGTTGCAAGACCTGCACCAGCAGCTCGAGGTCGCCGCTGATGCGCAGACCGGCTCGCGTGAGCGCTTTTTTGCCCTCAACGAAGCCTTTCACCGGCAACTGCTCGACATATCCGGCAACCGCTGGCGCGCCCAAGTGGTGTCCGACCTGCGCCAAGTCATGAAGCTCAAGCGCCACGGCTCGCTCTTGCGCGAGGGCCGCTTGCACGAGTCGCTGCTCGAACACCGCGCACTCATGGCCGCGCTCGAACAGCGCGACGCCGACGCCGCCCGCAGCCTTATGGCGCAGCATTTTGAGCACGGGATGCAAGCAGCCATCTGATTTTCCTGTTATATTTGCAGAAATCTGGTGCCGCTTTCATGGCCCGTGATCCAAAGCCTGAAGTGTGACCCACCCCCCTCCCAGCCAGCTCGAACTCGAATACCAGGCGATTTTGCAAAACGCCGGGGTTGGCATTTTGTTCACGCGCAACCGGCGCTTTGAACATTGCAACCCGCGCGCGGCCGAAATTTTTGGCTGGACGCCCGACGCGCTCGTTGGCCAGCCGGGTTCGGTGCTGTATTTCTCCGAGGCCGATTACACCGACATTGGCCGGCGTGCGTCCCCGCTATTGGCCGCAGGTCAACTGTTCGAACAAGAACGACTGATGCGCCGGCGCGACGGCAGCGCTGTCTTTTGCCAGTTGCGCGCCAAATCGATCAACCCGCACGATAGCGCCGACGGCACGATCTGGATTGTTGAAGACATCAGCGAGCGCAAACGCGCTGAGCAAGAGCTGCGCTTGTTGCTGCTGCACCAGCAAGCGATTT
This sequence is a window from Serpentinimonas maccroryi. Protein-coding genes within it:
- a CDS encoding GntR family transcriptional regulator, which produces MPAATALAPRAALYQEVAERLRQRIFSRELAPGSWIDELRIAQELGISRTPLREALKVLAAEGLVTMKLRRGAYVTEVSEQDLREVYELLALLEADAAAAACSRASAEQLQQLQDLHQQLEVAADAQTGSRERFFALNEAFHRQLLDISGNRWRAQVVSDLRQVMKLKRHGSLLREGRLHESLLEHRALMAALEQRDADAARSLMAQHFEHGMQAAI